The following proteins are encoded in a genomic region of Nitratireductor sp. GISD-1A_MAKvit:
- a CDS encoding GGDEF domain-containing protein, producing the protein MGTTDMATGLLNRRVFDKLGPELAAAMSWAGQPCSMALIDIDAFDQVLAAYGHRAGEEALRHVAGVVQSSVRQTDMVASFGGQAIALVLPAYDAERAFGLAERIQNAVAQSPFQYEGTEIKLTISVGLRTPLSDKESFWIALDQAGDALNRAKSTGRNRLEVAV; encoded by the coding sequence TTGGGCACCACGGATATGGCTACCGGGCTGTTGAACAGACGGGTTTTTGATAAATTGGGGCCGGAACTCGCAGCCGCGATGAGCTGGGCGGGGCAGCCCTGCTCGATGGCTCTCATCGACATCGATGCGTTTGATCAGGTGCTTGCAGCATATGGCCACCGTGCCGGTGAAGAAGCGTTGCGGCATGTGGCTGGCGTCGTTCAGTCTTCCGTGCGGCAGACGGACATGGTGGCCAGTTTCGGCGGACAGGCCATCGCGCTTGTTTTGCCCGCTTACGATGCCGAGCGTGCATTCGGTCTGGCCGAGCGCATCCAAAATGCCGTCGCCCAATCCCCCTTCCAGTACGAGGGAACAGAGATAAAGCTGACCATCAGCGTGGGGTTGCGCACGCCCTTGTCAGACAAGGAAAGCTTCTGGATTGCGCTCGATCAGGCCGGCGATGCGCTCAACCGCGCCAAATCGACCGGGCGCAATCGTCTGGAAGTGGCGGTGTGA
- a CDS encoding DNA polymerase Y family protein — MKHFLSVFLPRWPIERRSARPGDPMSTRHGQKLRDDEPLVLVTTTESGQRITALNRPAKALGFSPGMALADARAIHPALRVAHADLPGDERALIRLALWCQCFSPFTRPDFPDGVSLDITGCAHLFGGEAALMDTLTQKLGGFGLTARLALAPTIGGAWALARHAADKKLIASRKTLSRHMAPLPVSALRLEQSTVEAMEKLGLKHVGDLIGRPRAPLVARFGPLALRRLDEALGHEEESFRPLTPPHLHVAHARFAEPIATPEAIEIAIGHLARDLCAKMETAGKGARRLELRLFRVDGWFEALPLATSTATRDARHLARLLCERLDRITDRAGFGFEAASLTAFTVENLAMRQEDLGEDPGAARDGDFAPLLDRLVNRFGARNVTRSAPCASYLPERAAHSVSVLKRVQEHDWQAQLRHIQDGAAFARPLFLLSVPEPVTTLASVPDGPPTRFEWRRVAHRVTRAEGPERIAPEWWRAPFGASRKTRDYFRVEDDAGRRFWLFREGLYERDEEPPRWFLHGVFA, encoded by the coding sequence ATGAAACACTTTCTTTCCGTCTTCCTGCCCCGCTGGCCGATCGAGCGCCGGAGCGCACGTCCTGGCGACCCGATGTCCACCAGGCATGGGCAGAAGCTTCGTGATGATGAACCGCTGGTTCTCGTCACCACCACGGAGAGCGGACAACGCATCACCGCTCTCAACCGGCCAGCTAAGGCGCTCGGCTTTTCACCAGGCATGGCGCTGGCGGATGCGCGCGCCATTCACCCCGCCCTCCGGGTCGCCCATGCAGACCTTCCCGGCGATGAGCGCGCCCTCATCCGGCTTGCGCTCTGGTGTCAGTGTTTCTCGCCCTTCACGCGGCCCGACTTCCCCGACGGGGTGAGCCTCGACATCACCGGCTGCGCCCATCTTTTCGGCGGTGAGGCCGCACTGATGGACACGCTGACGCAAAAACTTGGCGGCTTCGGGCTCACGGCACGGCTGGCACTGGCGCCCACCATTGGCGGTGCATGGGCGCTCGCCCGTCACGCGGCGGACAAAAAGCTTATCGCTTCGCGCAAAACGCTTTCCAGGCATATGGCACCCCTGCCTGTCAGCGCCCTGCGACTGGAACAGAGCACCGTCGAAGCCATGGAGAAACTGGGGCTGAAACATGTCGGCGACCTGATCGGCAGACCGCGCGCGCCGCTTGTCGCCCGTTTCGGACCACTTGCCCTGCGGCGGCTGGACGAAGCCCTTGGTCACGAAGAGGAGAGCTTTCGACCGCTCACCCCGCCCCATCTCCATGTCGCGCACGCCCGTTTTGCCGAGCCCATCGCCACGCCGGAAGCAATCGAAATCGCCATTGGGCATCTCGCGCGCGACCTGTGCGCAAAGATGGAAACGGCCGGCAAGGGCGCGCGACGGCTGGAATTGCGCCTGTTCCGCGTCGATGGCTGGTTCGAGGCTCTGCCGCTTGCCACCAGCACGGCCACGCGCGATGCCAGGCATCTTGCCCGTCTGCTTTGCGAGCGTCTCGACCGCATCACCGATCGGGCGGGGTTCGGTTTCGAGGCGGCAAGTCTCACCGCCTTTACCGTGGAAAACCTCGCCATGCGGCAGGAAGACCTGGGCGAGGACCCCGGCGCCGCCCGCGATGGCGATTTCGCCCCTCTTCTCGACAGGCTCGTCAACCGGTTCGGCGCGCGCAACGTCACCCGCTCCGCCCCTTGTGCCAGCTATCTGCCCGAGCGTGCCGCTCACTCCGTCTCCGTGCTCAAACGGGTGCAGGAGCATGACTGGCAGGCCCAGCTGCGACACATCCAGGATGGAGCCGCCTTTGCCAGACCACTCTTTCTCTTGTCTGTTCCCGAGCCCGTAACCACGCTTGCCAGCGTTCCCGACGGCCCCCCCACCCGGTTTGAGTGGCGGCGCGTGGCGCATCGCGTGACCCGCGCCGAAGGGCCGGAGCGCATCGCGCCCGAATGGTGGCGTGCTCCCTTCGGCGCCAGCCGCAAGACACGCGATTATTTCCGTGTCGAGGATGATGCCGGTCGCCGCTTCTGGCTGTTTCGCGAAGGGCTTTACGAACGCGATGAGGAGCCCCCCCGCTGGTTCCTTCACGGGGTTTTTGCATGA
- a CDS encoding GGDEF domain-containing protein, whose protein sequence is MSWLQTIFDRFDAMRIWQQASCVTLMCVVAADALTLVLYSVFFTERLLLDLVLTAVITITVAYPISYLFLTKTAVVAKLAKELDMAATTDFLTGLRNRRDFMRIVSELIDSGSSSAGAVLFIDVDHFKQINDRFGHAEGDRVLRLMAEAIKQSVRGEDIAARMGGEEFAVFMPGAALPLARLISERIALSCRLVGSNVQAQTVSTTVSIGIAMHQPGQSLDAVINEADMLLYKAKQHGRDCVMHQQPLEFVA, encoded by the coding sequence ATGAGCTGGCTACAGACGATATTCGACAGGTTTGATGCCATGCGCATCTGGCAGCAGGCCTCCTGCGTGACGCTGATGTGCGTGGTGGCAGCGGATGCTTTGACGCTCGTGTTGTATTCCGTGTTCTTTACGGAGCGGCTTCTGCTCGATCTTGTGCTGACGGCCGTCATCACGATCACGGTCGCCTATCCCATTTCCTACCTCTTTTTGACCAAGACCGCGGTGGTTGCGAAACTGGCGAAAGAGCTGGACATGGCTGCCACCACTGACTTTCTTACCGGGCTCCGCAACCGCAGGGATTTCATGCGGATTGTCAGTGAATTGATTGACAGTGGCAGTTCTTCGGCGGGGGCCGTTCTGTTCATCGATGTGGATCATTTCAAACAGATCAACGACCGGTTCGGCCATGCGGAGGGAGATCGCGTTCTCAGGCTCATGGCCGAAGCCATAAAGCAGAGTGTTCGCGGTGAAGACATCGCCGCGCGCATGGGCGGAGAAGAGTTTGCCGTTTTCATGCCCGGTGCTGCTCTGCCGCTGGCACGGCTGATCTCTGAGCGGATTGCGCTGAGCTGTCGCCTTGTGGGGTCTAATGTCCAGGCGCAGACTGTATCGACCACGGTGAGCATCGGAATTGCAATGCATCAACCCGGTCAGTCGCTCGATGCGGTTATCAACGAGGCGGACATGCTTCTTTACAAGGCCAAACAGCACGGGCGCGACTGCGTGATGCACCAGCAACCGCTTGAGTTTGTGGCGTGA
- the cysQ gene encoding 3'(2'),5'-bisphosphate nucleotidase CysQ produces MGMLKDDAALLALFEDLALAAGAAIMQHYEAGFEVEQKADDTPVTAADRAAEKVILDGFRNVGLGTPCVSEEAASGGVIPACGDGNFLLVDPLDGTREFIARRPDFTVNIGLIRNGGPVAGVVYAPARDLLYSARSGEAFEVTVIGGKPQQRRMIRARPCQTPPAIVASRSHCTDETRAFIARYPDAETVSIGSSLKFCMIARGDADLYPRFGRTMQWDTAAGDAILRAAGGMANTLDGAPLTYGPKDGEGLEAFVSPSFVAGGAG; encoded by the coding sequence ATGGGCATGCTGAAGGACGATGCAGCGCTTCTGGCGCTGTTTGAGGATCTGGCGCTGGCGGCAGGGGCTGCAATCATGCAGCACTACGAGGCTGGCTTCGAGGTGGAACAAAAGGCTGATGACACGCCGGTGACGGCAGCCGACCGCGCGGCGGAGAAGGTGATCCTGGACGGTTTCCGCAATGTCGGGCTTGGAACGCCGTGCGTCTCGGAGGAGGCCGCGTCCGGCGGCGTCATTCCGGCCTGCGGCGACGGCAACTTCCTTCTGGTCGACCCGCTTGACGGGACGCGCGAATTCATTGCGCGGCGCCCGGATTTCACCGTCAATATCGGCCTGATCCGCAATGGCGGGCCGGTGGCGGGCGTAGTTTATGCGCCGGCACGCGATCTGCTCTATTCGGCGCGGTCGGGCGAAGCCTTTGAAGTGACCGTGATCGGTGGGAAACCGCAACAGCGGCGAATGATCCGGGCGCGGCCATGCCAAACGCCGCCTGCGATTGTTGCCAGTCGCTCGCACTGCACCGATGAGACCCGTGCCTTCATCGCCCGCTATCCCGATGCCGAGACGGTTTCCATCGGCTCGTCGCTAAAATTCTGCATGATCGCACGGGGCGATGCGGACCTCTATCCGCGTTTTGGCCGCACCATGCAGTGGGACACGGCGGCAGGCGATGCGATCCTGCGTGCGGCAGGCGGCATGGCGAACACGCTCGATGGCGCGCCGCTCACCTATGGGCCGAAGGACGGGGAGGGGCTGGAAGCCTTTGTGAGCCCCTCTTTCGTGGCCGGGGGCGCGGGTTGA
- a CDS encoding carbohydrate kinase codes for MILCCGEALIDMLPRQTGQGEAAFAPYPGGAVFNSAIAIARLGVPCGFFTGLSDDLFGRMLREKLEESRVDLTLARFSARHTTLAFVTLSNGQAEYDFYDECTAGRMIEPSDLPAIGADISAMLFGGISLVSEPCGSAYEALMAREAKSRVIMLDPNIRPAFIRDAQAHRTRIERMMTNADIVKISADDLEWFKETGSADEILTRWLERGPSLVILTDGGNGATAYTKSQKQFVPATPVEVVDTVGAGDTFNGALLAALETAGLLTKQKIAALDEAQMSKAIDFASRAAAVTVSRAGANPPWKDELSVV; via the coding sequence ATGATCCTTTGCTGCGGTGAAGCGCTGATCGACATGCTGCCGCGCCAGACAGGCCAGGGCGAGGCCGCTTTCGCGCCCTATCCGGGCGGCGCCGTTTTCAACAGCGCCATTGCCATAGCCCGCCTTGGCGTTCCATGCGGTTTTTTCACCGGGCTCTCGGACGACCTGTTCGGCCGCATGCTGCGAGAAAAGCTTGAGGAAAGCCGTGTGGACCTCACGCTTGCACGGTTTTCGGCCCGCCACACCACGCTGGCCTTCGTGACCCTCTCCAACGGCCAGGCCGAGTATGATTTCTATGACGAATGCACAGCCGGGCGCATGATCGAGCCATCCGATCTGCCGGCAATCGGCGCGGACATATCGGCCATGCTGTTCGGCGGCATCAGCCTCGTTTCAGAACCCTGCGGTTCGGCCTATGAGGCGCTGATGGCGCGCGAGGCCAAGAGCCGCGTCATCATGCTAGACCCCAATATCCGACCCGCTTTCATCAGGGATGCACAGGCGCATCGCACACGCATTGAGCGGATGATGACGAACGCGGATATTGTGAAAATTTCAGCCGACGATCTGGAATGGTTCAAAGAGACAGGCAGCGCCGACGAAATTCTCACCCGCTGGCTGGAACGCGGCCCGAGCCTCGTCATCCTCACCGATGGCGGCAATGGCGCGACGGCCTACACGAAATCGCAAAAGCAGTTCGTTCCGGCGACACCCGTCGAGGTGGTGGACACGGTCGGGGCCGGAGACACATTCAACGGTGCGCTTCTGGCGGCCCTTGAGACGGCAGGGCTTCTGACGAAGCAAAAGATCGCGGCGCTCGACGAGGCGCAGATGTCGAAAGCAATAGACTTCGCCTCCCGCGCCGCCGCCGTCACCGTGTCGCGCGCTGGCGCAAATCCACCGTGGAAGGATGAGCTTTCGGTTGTGTGA
- a CDS encoding ImuA family protein, with translation MNIPVEMEPWPETAEPEPRPIQPESKEKLALTAPEKRGRVIDALRSRIAPQERFASAPRPTLPLGPEALDSALPGHGLRTGALHEILPAGHGDFAAGIGFGICLLARLLRQRSGSVLWVAPAHLSSREGALYPPGLAALGFDPNRLIRIEARKPIDVLWALEEGLSHAPLAAVAGLLPDNARAYDFAASRRLGLRASRHGVTAFLMRGRQASVENTAAETRWSVGSLPSRRHHAGQAGPGAPCWRLQLLKCRQGLSRRLSQHWDVEWDHETLSFRLPAPLADRAPERTSWRPDVHQAWAEAS, from the coding sequence ATGAATATCCCTGTCGAGATGGAGCCGTGGCCAGAGACTGCGGAGCCTGAGCCCCGCCCGATCCAGCCCGAGAGCAAGGAGAAACTTGCCCTCACAGCCCCGGAAAAAAGAGGCCGGGTTATTGATGCATTGCGCAGTCGCATTGCCCCCCAGGAAAGGTTTGCTTCGGCGCCTCGTCCCACTCTTCCGCTCGGACCGGAGGCTCTTGACAGCGCCCTGCCCGGTCATGGCCTCAGGACCGGCGCGCTGCATGAAATCCTGCCGGCCGGCCATGGCGATTTTGCTGCCGGCATCGGTTTCGGCATCTGTCTTCTGGCCCGTCTTCTGCGCCAGCGATCAGGATCTGTACTGTGGGTGGCTCCCGCACATCTTTCCAGCCGTGAGGGCGCTCTTTACCCGCCCGGGCTTGCAGCTCTCGGCTTCGACCCGAACCGTCTGATCCGAATCGAGGCGCGCAAGCCGATCGATGTGCTTTGGGCGCTTGAAGAAGGGCTTTCCCATGCCCCTCTTGCTGCTGTCGCCGGTCTGTTGCCGGACAATGCCCGCGCCTATGATTTTGCGGCCAGCCGCCGCCTTGGCCTGCGGGCGTCGCGCCATGGCGTCACGGCCTTCCTGATGCGCGGCCGACAGGCCAGCGTCGAAAACACCGCCGCCGAAACGCGCTGGTCCGTCGGTTCGTTGCCAAGCCGCAGGCACCATGCCGGTCAGGCAGGACCGGGCGCGCCGTGCTGGCGGCTTCAGCTTCTCAAATGCAGGCAGGGCCTCTCCCGTCGTTTATCGCAACACTGGGATGTGGAGTGGGATCATGAAACACTTTCTTTCCGTCTTCCTGCCCCGCTGGCCGATCGAGCGCCGGAGCGCACGTCCTGGCGACCCGATGTCCACCAGGCATGGGCAGAAGCTTCGTGA
- the cysN gene encoding sulfate adenylyltransferase subunit CysN, giving the protein MLTANTALLREDDDVPVDIRDYVAGQENKGLLRFLTCGSVDDGKSTLIGRLLFDTKLIFEDQLAALENDSRKHGTTGDEVDFALLVDGLEAEREQGITIDVAYRFFSTPRRKFIVADTPGHEQYTRNMATGASTADLAIVLVDARQGILPQTRRHSMIASLLGIRHIVLAVNKIDLVGFDEAAFERIAAEYRAFAEELGFDTIQPIPMSARYGDNVIRSSGKTPWYEGPSLLEHLETVDIEAEAEGKPFRFPVQYVSRPNLDFRGFSGTVASGRIGVGERVTVAKSGKQTRIRRIVTQDGDLEVASEGQAVTLLLEDEVELSRGNMLVTPEARPHVADQFSATLVWFDEKPLLPGRAYILRTETQEVSATVSQLKHRRNINNFAEEPATSLDLNEVGLCNFSLQAPIAFDAFSDNRTTGAFILIDRLTNATVGAGMIQRPLRRAANIHWQALDVTRQSRAELKHQKPAVLWFTGLSGSGKSTIASLLEKKLHAAGRHTYVLDGDNIRHGLNRDLGFTDEDRVENIRRVAETAKLMADAGLIVLVSFISPFRAERRMARELMNEGEFVEVFVDTPFEECARRDPKGLYAKALNGEIQNFTGVDSPYEPPERADIHLDTTDRVPEELVDEVEAWLRQRGYC; this is encoded by the coding sequence ATGTTGACCGCCAACACTGCGCTTCTGCGTGAAGACGACGATGTTCCTGTCGATATCCGCGACTATGTGGCCGGGCAGGAGAACAAGGGGCTTTTGCGGTTCCTGACCTGCGGGTCGGTGGATGATGGAAAATCCACACTGATCGGGCGTCTCCTGTTCGACACAAAGCTGATCTTCGAGGACCAGCTTGCCGCACTGGAGAACGATTCGCGCAAGCACGGCACGACCGGCGATGAGGTCGATTTCGCGCTGTTGGTGGACGGGCTGGAGGCGGAACGCGAGCAGGGCATCACCATCGATGTGGCCTATCGGTTTTTCTCCACGCCGCGCCGCAAATTCATCGTGGCCGACACGCCGGGCCACGAGCAATACACGCGCAACATGGCGACGGGCGCGTCCACGGCCGATCTCGCCATCGTGCTGGTGGACGCGCGGCAGGGCATCCTGCCGCAGACGCGCCGCCACTCGATGATCGCCTCGCTTCTGGGCATTAGGCACATCGTTCTGGCGGTCAACAAGATCGACCTTGTCGGCTTTGACGAGGCGGCGTTCGAGCGCATTGCTGCGGAATACCGCGCATTTGCGGAGGAACTCGGTTTCGACACGATCCAGCCGATCCCGATGTCGGCGCGCTATGGCGACAATGTCATCCGCTCGTCGGGCAAGACGCCCTGGTATGAAGGGCCGTCGCTCTTGGAGCATCTGGAGACGGTGGATATTGAGGCCGAGGCGGAGGGAAAGCCGTTCCGCTTTCCGGTGCAATATGTCTCGCGGCCGAACCTCGATTTTCGCGGCTTCTCGGGCACCGTGGCTTCCGGGCGCATTGGCGTCGGCGAGCGGGTGACTGTCGCCAAGTCGGGCAAGCAGACGCGTATTCGCCGCATCGTCACGCAGGATGGCGATCTGGAGGTCGCATCCGAGGGGCAGGCGGTCACGCTTCTGCTCGAAGACGAGGTGGAGCTTTCGCGCGGCAACATGCTGGTGACGCCAGAGGCGCGCCCGCATGTGGCAGACCAGTTTTCCGCGACGCTGGTGTGGTTCGATGAAAAACCGCTTCTGCCGGGGCGGGCCTATATTCTGCGCACGGAGACGCAGGAGGTTTCTGCGACGGTGAGCCAGCTCAAACACCGCCGCAACATCAACAATTTTGCCGAGGAGCCGGCGACAAGCCTCGACCTGAACGAGGTGGGTCTGTGCAACTTTTCGCTTCAGGCGCCGATTGCCTTCGACGCTTTCAGCGACAACCGCACCACGGGCGCGTTCATCCTGATCGACCGGCTGACCAATGCGACGGTGGGTGCCGGCATGATCCAGCGGCCCTTGCGGCGCGCGGCGAACATCCACTGGCAGGCGCTCGACGTGACGCGCCAGTCGCGCGCGGAGCTGAAGCACCAGAAGCCGGCGGTGCTGTGGTTCACCGGGCTTTCGGGCTCCGGAAAATCGACCATTGCGAGCCTTCTGGAGAAGAAGCTGCACGCAGCCGGCCGGCACACCTATGTGCTGGATGGCGACAATATTCGCCACGGGCTCAACCGGGATCTGGGCTTTACCGACGAGGACCGGGTGGAGAACATCCGCCGCGTGGCCGAGACAGCAAAGCTGATGGCAGATGCCGGGCTGATCGTGCTCGTCTCGTTTATCTCGCCCTTCAGGGCCGAACGGCGCATGGCGCGCGAATTGATGAACGAGGGCGAATTCGTGGAGGTTTTCGTGGACACGCCCTTCGAGGAATGCGCAAGGCGCGATCCGAAAGGGCTCTATGCCAAGGCGCTCAACGGCGAGATCCAGAACTTCACGGGCGTCGATTCCCCCTATGAGCCGCCGGAAAGGGCTGATATTCACCTGGACACAACGGACCGCGTGCCCGAAGAGCTCGTCGACGAGGTGGAGGCCTGGCTCAGGCAGCGCGGTTATTGCTGA
- a CDS encoding error-prone DNA polymerase, producing the protein MSGKTIQRTTAPATPFVELGVTSNYSFLRGASHPHELVAEAARLGHAAVGIADRNTLAGVVRAHVEAKARNIRLVVGVRLVLLDGFEALCFPTDRQAYGRLTRLLTDGNRRAPKGECHLHMDDLKALGHDQRLIAIPPYDFGSGFEENLRRLATHFSGNVFLALTPYRRANDGARQQRLATLAGACGTPLVATNDVLYHTPARRPLQDLLTCIRNHCTIDEAGFHLERNAERHLKAPAEMARLLRGHEDAIARSVALMNDCRFSLEELRFDYPKESNGESATPQEELERLTWLGAKERFPEGVPSKVRALIAHELKLISQLEYAAYFLTVHDIVRFARAQTPPILCQGRGSAANSVVCYCLGVTSVNPTEIDLLFERFISAERGEPPDIDVDFEHERREEVMQYIYGKYGRHRAGLAATVISYRTRSAVREAGKAMGLSPDVVAAMTGLVWGHSSRTPTGEQVREAGLDPTDPRLRQTLVLVGQLIGFPRHLSQHVGGFVLTHSPLSEIVPIANAAMKDRTMVEWDKDDLDALNILKVDVLSLGMLTCLRKSFDLLRDHYGEDHTLATVPRDDKPTYAMIQRADTVGVFQIESRAQMSMLPRLKPENFYDLVIEIAIVRPGPIQGDMIHPYLRRRNGEEAQEYPSEELRAVLQKTLGVPLFQEQAMKIAIVAAGFSPEKADRLRRAMASFRRTGTIDQFREDFINGMLANNYEPDFAERCFNQMKGFSDYGFPESHSASFALLAYASSWLKCHYPDVFACALLNSQPMGFYSASSIVRDFREHGGDTRPVDINLSDWDHTLEPAAKPGAIRHALRLGLRQVDGMRETVGLKLMAAREAGMFTNVRDLYFRSGIDMFSLRRLAEADAFRSLGLDRRAALWEVRGLSGHKGVRSVAEELPLFASAKGAAATPLQDEESVALPALLPGEQVVEDYGTLGLSLKAHPVSFLRRLLDRRRVLKTRQLAETPAGRFVRVSGLVLVRQRPGTASGVIFMTLEDETGIANIIVWPRVFQRFRRIVFGARMVTVEGTLQKESDVIHVIARRLTDTTPELLAAMSDQGIGKGDEKAATTRNLWRHPRDVRVLPKGRNFH; encoded by the coding sequence ATGAGCGGAAAAACAATACAGCGCACCACAGCGCCAGCCACCCCCTTTGTCGAACTCGGCGTCACCAGCAATTACAGTTTTTTGCGTGGCGCTTCTCACCCGCACGAACTTGTGGCCGAGGCAGCCCGGCTTGGCCATGCGGCCGTCGGCATTGCCGACCGCAACACGCTGGCCGGCGTCGTGCGCGCCCATGTGGAGGCGAAGGCGCGAAACATTCGCCTTGTGGTGGGCGTTCGGCTGGTGCTTCTGGATGGTTTTGAAGCCCTGTGCTTTCCCACCGACAGGCAGGCCTATGGCCGCCTCACCCGTCTTTTGACCGATGGCAACCGCCGCGCGCCCAAGGGCGAATGTCACCTGCACATGGACGATCTGAAAGCGCTTGGTCATGACCAGCGTCTCATCGCCATTCCACCCTATGATTTCGGCTCCGGTTTCGAGGAAAACCTGCGCCGTCTAGCCACCCACTTTTCCGGCAATGTCTTTCTGGCGCTCACGCCCTATCGGCGGGCCAATGACGGCGCCCGCCAGCAACGCCTTGCCACGCTCGCCGGCGCCTGCGGCACGCCGCTCGTCGCCACCAATGACGTGCTCTATCACACGCCGGCGCGCCGCCCGCTGCAGGATCTTCTCACCTGTATCCGCAACCATTGCACCATCGACGAGGCAGGCTTTCATCTTGAGCGCAATGCGGAGCGCCATCTCAAGGCACCGGCAGAGATGGCCCGCCTGCTGCGCGGCCATGAAGATGCCATTGCCCGCTCCGTGGCACTCATGAACGATTGCCGGTTTTCGCTCGAGGAGCTGCGCTTCGATTATCCGAAGGAATCGAATGGCGAGAGCGCAACGCCACAAGAAGAGCTGGAGCGTCTCACCTGGCTCGGTGCAAAAGAACGTTTTCCCGAAGGTGTTCCCTCCAAGGTCCGGGCCCTTATCGCCCATGAGCTGAAGCTGATCAGCCAGCTTGAATATGCCGCCTACTTTCTCACCGTGCACGACATCGTGCGCTTTGCCCGCGCGCAGACCCCGCCCATTCTGTGCCAGGGGCGCGGTTCGGCGGCCAATTCGGTCGTCTGCTATTGCCTTGGCGTCACCTCGGTCAACCCGACCGAGATCGACCTTCTGTTCGAGCGCTTCATTTCGGCTGAACGCGGTGAGCCGCCAGACATTGACGTCGATTTCGAGCATGAGCGGCGCGAGGAGGTGATGCAGTATATCTACGGCAAGTATGGCCGCCACCGGGCCGGGCTTGCCGCCACCGTCATTTCCTACCGCACACGCAGCGCCGTGCGCGAGGCCGGCAAGGCGATGGGGCTCTCGCCCGATGTGGTGGCTGCCATGACCGGCCTTGTCTGGGGGCACTCTTCGCGCACGCCCACCGGCGAGCAGGTGCGCGAAGCCGGTCTTGATCCCACCGATCCGCGCCTGCGCCAGACCCTTGTGCTCGTCGGTCAGTTGATCGGCTTTCCCCGCCATCTCTCGCAGCATGTGGGCGGCTTCGTGCTCACCCACTCGCCTTTGAGCGAAATCGTGCCCATAGCAAACGCTGCCATGAAAGACCGCACCATGGTGGAATGGGACAAGGACGATCTCGATGCGCTCAACATTCTCAAGGTGGATGTGCTCTCACTCGGCATGCTCACCTGCCTGCGCAAGAGCTTCGATCTTTTGCGTGATCATTATGGCGAGGATCACACGCTCGCCACTGTGCCACGCGACGACAAGCCCACCTACGCCATGATCCAGCGCGCCGACACGGTCGGCGTCTTCCAGATCGAAAGCCGGGCGCAGATGTCCATGCTGCCACGTCTGAAACCGGAAAATTTCTACGACCTCGTGATCGAGATCGCCATTGTCCGGCCCGGTCCCATTCAGGGAGACATGATCCACCCCTATCTGCGTCGTCGCAACGGCGAAGAGGCACAGGAATACCCATCCGAGGAATTGCGTGCCGTGCTCCAGAAGACCCTCGGCGTGCCGCTGTTTCAGGAACAGGCGATGAAGATCGCCATCGTTGCCGCCGGCTTTTCGCCGGAAAAGGCAGACCGGCTGCGCCGCGCCATGGCTTCCTTCCGCCGCACCGGCACCATCGATCAGTTCCGCGAGGATTTCATCAATGGCATGCTCGCCAATAACTACGAACCCGATTTTGCCGAGCGCTGTTTCAATCAGATGAAAGGTTTTAGCGATTACGGCTTTCCCGAAAGCCATTCGGCCAGTTTTGCGCTGCTTGCCTATGCCTCCTCCTGGCTCAAATGCCACTATCCGGACGTCTTTGCCTGTGCGCTTTTGAATTCTCAGCCCATGGGCTTTTATTCCGCCTCTTCCATTGTGCGCGATTTTCGCGAGCATGGCGGCGACACGCGCCCCGTCGACATCAATCTCAGCGACTGGGATCACACGCTCGAACCAGCGGCAAAACCGGGGGCGATCCGTCATGCGCTGCGGCTCGGGCTGCGCCAGGTGGACGGCATGCGCGAAACGGTCGGGTTGAAGCTCATGGCCGCACGGGAGGCAGGCATGTTTACCAATGTGCGCGATCTCTATTTCCGCTCCGGCATCGACATGTTTTCCCTGCGCCGGCTCGCCGAGGCCGATGCCTTCCGCTCACTCGGGCTCGACCGGCGCGCCGCCCTTTGGGAGGTGCGCGGCCTGAGCGGTCATAAGGGCGTGCGCTCCGTAGCCGAAGAATTGCCGCTCTTCGCCAGCGCCAAGGGTGCAGCCGCAACACCTCTTCAGGACGAAGAGAGCGTCGCACTGCCCGCGCTTTTGCCCGGCGAACAGGTGGTGGAGGATTACGGCACGCTCGGCCTCTCGCTCAAGGCGCATCCCGTCTCCTTCCTGCGCCGCTTGCTTGACAGGCGCCGCGTCCTGAAAACCCGCCAACTTGCCGAAACCCCGGCAGGCCGCTTCGTGCGTGTGTCGGGCCTTGTGCTGGTGCGCCAGCGTCCGGGCACCGCCAGTGGCGTCATCTTCATGACACTGGAAGACGAAACCGGCATCGCCAACATCATCGTCTGGCCTCGTGTCTTCCAGCGTTTTCGCCGCATCGTCTTCGGCGCACGCATGGTCACGGTGGAGGGAACCCTGCAAAAAGAAAGCGATGTCATCCATGTGATCGCGCGGCGCCTCACCGACACCACGCCCGAACTTCTTGCCGCCATGTCCGATCAGGGTATCGGGAAAGGGGATGAAAAGGCCGCCACCACACGGAATCTGTGGCGGCATCCGCGCGATGTCCGCGTCTTGCCAAAGGGACGAAACTTCCATTGA